DNA sequence from the Halogranum gelatinilyticum genome:
AATGGAGAGAGGGCGAAAAGATACGTTCCAAATACAAAGGGCCGGTTGATTCGGATAACTAATCCACGTTTGTCGGTGAGACGGAGGGACGGTATTTTACTGGAAATAGTGGTGTGGTGGCTGGCAATCTCGTCTCATCAGCTCGTCGAACACGAGTAGACGTTGGTACAACTCACGGTTGGCCATTAACCAACGAGCGAACAGCATTCCCCACCACGTTGGTTAGCCGACCCAGAATGTCTGACGAGTGTCAGACCCCATCATTTCCACTAATACACTTACATGATGAGAGTTAATGGCTCTAGCCACCCACTCTCCCCCCACTATTTCCAGTAAAGCTAGTGACGAAGGTCTCCCGAACTCTCGAGTCGCTTTCTTTCACTAGAGTAAACTGCAACAGCAACCGTCCTCTAGCCCTCCTACGGACTAACTCAAACGCCATTGATATAAACTTTTCTCTAGTTTAGAGTTGCTTCTCACTAGGTGGCTCTCTTTCGTGGTGCTTTACTGGAAATAGTGGGGAGGGGGTGTTCCGTCATTCTCGTCAGCTGTTACCCTCCGCAGTCTACCGGTTCGTGTTCTGACCGAATATACTGGAAACAGTGGGGCCTATCGAGTATATAAAGAAACGTTTACTGGAAATACTGGAACCCTGTGGTCTGTCTCACTCGTGACTCGCTACCTGAAGTTACCGCGAATTACTGGAAACGACGGGGTGGGTCGGTCATCCGCGATCTGCTGTGTTTACTGGAAATAGTGGGGTGGGTTGTTCATCGAGAGTCGGGTCTTCTGTGTTCTCTCCTCGTGACAGCCAACACGACATTCTTCCAATAGACTGGAAATGGCGGGGTCGATATCGAATAGTGGAACCCACGCCCCATGGCGGTTATACTGGAAATAGCGGAAACGGTGGTCGAAACAGTTATGATTCTAGCCTGAATCAGTCGAGGACAATATGACTCCCCGATTTCAGCCGGACGATACGCTGTACAAACGGCGGAATACACTCAAAGTCGAGTACGTTCCAGACGACATCGTCGGGCGGGACAACGAGATCGAGGAGTACGAAGCGGCCCTGCAGCCGATCATCAACGGTGAGTACCCCGACAACATCTTCATCTACGGCAAGACCGGCGTCGGCAAGACCGCTGTAACGAACTTCCTACTGAACGAGCTCTTGGATTCGGCGGAGCATTTCGAAGTCGACCTCTCTGTCATCTCCCTCAACTGCGACGGTCTCAGCACGAGCTACCAGGCGGCGATTAGTCTGGTGAACAATCTCCGAGAGCCCGAACACCACATCGCTGAAACCGGCCACCCCCAATCCAAGGTCTATCGTCTTCTCTGGGATGAACTCAACAAGCTCTCGGGGACCGTGATCATCGTTCTCGACGAGATCGACCACATCACGGACGACACATTCCTCTACCAGATTACCCGTGCCGACAACAACGGGTACATCGACAACATCCAGCTCGGCCTCATCGGGATCAGTAACGACTCGACGTTCCGAGAGCAGCTCGATGCGAAGGTTCAGTCGTCGCTGTGTGAAACCGAGATTTCGTTCCCCCCGTACGGTACGGAAGAGCTCCAGAAGGTCCTCGAACAGCGGGCAGAAATCGCGTTCCACCAGAGCGCACTCGAAGAGGGCGTGATTCCGCTGTGTGCAGCCCTCGGTCGCCAAGATGGTGGTGACGCCCGACGAGCGATTACACTTCTTCGGAAGGCGGGTGATCTGGCACGCACCGAGAACGCGGATTCGGTTACGACCGACCACGTCGAACGCGCCCAGGAGAAGCTCGAGGCACAGCAGAGCATGGATATCATGCGCGACCTCACCGAACACGAGCAACTCACGCTCTACGCGCTGACCACGCTCGCTGCCGAGGATTCTACTCCTTCCCGGTCGCGGATCGTCTACCAGCGCTACAAAGAACTCTGTGAGTTCCAGGGTCGAGACCCACGTACGGCTCGCAGGATGCGTAGCTTCCTGTCCGACTTCGAGATTCTCAATCTCACGCTCTCGCATATGGAACACCGTGGTCAGGACGGCGGAACGTACCGCGAGCACGAACTCAACCGCGACATCGCGACCGTCGTCGACGCGCTACAGACAATTATCAGCGAATTCGGTGCCCACCGGAGTATCATCGAGTACCTTCCCGACTCTGGTGAAGAGTTCGCGGCGATGTAGCTTCACGAAAGCGTCTTTCTGCTCAATAGTGTCGACCGACTCCTTCGATAACTCGAGTAGTTCTTGGAGAACCGTCCCCGGCATTTATCAACGAACTCCTCATCTGTCGATAGCATGGCAAGTCAGTCGACGGTCGCCACCCACCTTTCTGAAGAGGAACTCTTCCAACGGTGGACCGACCGATGGGACCATTTTCTCGACGACTTTTCTGCGACGTCGTCCTCAAGTACGATTTCAGAACTCCTTCGTGATAAAGTGAAAAGTGGGAACGCAGAGCGAGCAATCGCCGGTGGCCACGAAGGGCGAGAGATTCTTGAACTCCTCCAGAACGCCCGCGATGCAATTCCTAGTGATACGGACGGTGGTCGCGTTTACGTGGGAGTGTACGACGAAGGCGTGCTCGTCGCGAACACCGGACGTCCATTTGATTTGTTCGATCCAGACGTCGAGGACGCCGTCACGATGATCGGTGAATCGTCGAAGGGGAATAGTGACCAAGAAATTGGACACAAGGGAGTTGGACTGAAGTCGATACTCGCAACAGGGGATGCATTCGAGATCTGGACGCGCCACGAAAGTGCTACAAACGAAACGCTTCGTACCAGGCTCAGTCGGTCGTACGTCACTGCTGCGTTGCTCTCGTCGTTAGGATACGACACATCTGGGTTCGAGCTTCGTGGCGCCGTCTCGAACGAAGCGATCCAGTCACTCACCACAGCTTCGGATGCTGATCAGCGAACCGAGGAGCTGACCCAAGACACTCGGGAAGACATTGGCAAGCTCCCGCTATTCGATTTTCCGGTTCCCCTGACGACCGCTTCTGGGGCAGACGATCCCGTTGCTGACCGGGCATCGGCGCTCCTCACTGGCGATGTCGACGAATGGTACGGTGACCCCTTCCGCACGGCTGTTTTCGTTGAGTACGAGGACACGGAGTGGCGAGACCTCCTCGAGGAGTTCGATATTCCACTACCTGAATCGTCCGACAGAGGTAGCGATGGTCGGGCCGAACGGCTGTGGTCGTATCTCTCGAAGGAGGCTGACGGTGAACGCGCGACGAGTGAAACGCTGACAGCCGAAACGCTCATCCAGTTTGGCGGGATCGAGTCATTGCTGCTCGAACGCGTCGACGGCACGGAGCAACCAAGCCGGGAGCGATGGGACGTCAACCGTACCCCTGGGCCACTCGATAGCGAGACAGTGCGTCATGAGACAGTTACGGTGGCTGTCGAGGGAACGGACACATCGTTCGCGGACGAGCAGTTTGACCAGTTCGGGTTTGCTGACGCCGACGCATCCAC
Encoded proteins:
- a CDS encoding orc1/cdc6 family replication initiation protein; translation: MTPRFQPDDTLYKRRNTLKVEYVPDDIVGRDNEIEEYEAALQPIINGEYPDNIFIYGKTGVGKTAVTNFLLNELLDSAEHFEVDLSVISLNCDGLSTSYQAAISLVNNLREPEHHIAETGHPQSKVYRLLWDELNKLSGTVIIVLDEIDHITDDTFLYQITRADNNGYIDNIQLGLIGISNDSTFREQLDAKVQSSLCETEISFPPYGTEELQKVLEQRAEIAFHQSALEEGVIPLCAALGRQDGGDARRAITLLRKAGDLARTENADSVTTDHVERAQEKLEAQQSMDIMRDLTEHEQLTLYALTTLAAEDSTPSRSRIVYQRYKELCEFQGRDPRTARRMRSFLSDFEILNLTLSHMEHRGQDGGTYREHELNRDIATVVDALQTIISEFGAHRSIIEYLPDSGEEFAAM